Proteins from one Salmonella bongori NCTC 12419 genomic window:
- a CDS encoding DUF445 domain-containing protein, producing the protein MNKITELKRAKRLALSLLLIAAATFVTTLFLPPNFWVLGVKAIAEAAMVGALADWFAVVALFRRIPIPFISRHTAIIPRNKDRIGENLGQFVQEKFLDTQSLIALIRRHEPALLIGNWFSQPDNASRVGQHLLQIMSGFLELTDDARIQRLLKRAVHKAIDKVDLSGTSALMLESMTKNDRHQVLLDTLIAQLITLLQRESSRTFIARQIVRWLETEHPLKAKILPTEWLGEHSAELVSDAVNSLLDDISHDRTHQIRHAFDRATYKLIDKLKHDPDMAARAENIKSYLKEDEAFNRYLGEIWADLRQWLKTDINAEDSKVKQRIAHAGQWFGETLIADDALRASLNGHLEQAAHRVAPEFAAFLTRHISDTVKGWDARDMSQQIELNIGKDLQFIRVNGTLVGGAIGLALYLLSQLPTLLSI; encoded by the coding sequence ATGAATAAAATCACTGAACTCAAACGCGCCAAACGACTGGCGCTCTCACTGTTGCTGATAGCTGCCGCGACGTTTGTGACCACACTTTTCCTGCCGCCCAATTTTTGGGTGCTGGGCGTAAAAGCCATTGCCGAGGCGGCGATGGTTGGTGCGTTGGCGGACTGGTTTGCCGTGGTGGCCTTATTTCGCCGTATTCCTATTCCGTTTATTTCCAGACATACAGCGATTATTCCCCGTAATAAAGATCGAATCGGCGAAAATCTTGGGCAATTCGTACAGGAGAAGTTCCTTGATACACAGTCGCTGATCGCGCTGATCCGCCGTCATGAACCTGCACTACTGATCGGAAACTGGTTCAGCCAGCCGGACAACGCCAGCCGGGTTGGGCAGCATCTGCTGCAAATTATGAGCGGCTTTCTCGAACTGACTGACGACGCCCGTATTCAGCGGCTGCTCAAACGAGCAGTGCATAAAGCGATCGATAAAGTGGATCTTTCCGGCACCAGTGCCCTGATGCTGGAAAGTATGACCAAAAACGATCGTCACCAGGTGTTGCTTGATACGCTAATCGCCCAGCTCATTACTCTGTTACAACGTGAAAGTTCCCGGACGTTTATCGCCAGGCAGATCGTACGCTGGCTGGAAACCGAGCATCCTCTGAAAGCCAAAATACTACCGACCGAATGGTTGGGAGAACACAGCGCTGAACTGGTCTCCGACGCGGTCAATTCTCTGCTGGATGATATCAGTCATGACCGCACGCACCAGATCCGCCATGCTTTCGATCGCGCCACGTATAAGCTGATCGATAAACTTAAACATGATCCGGACATGGCCGCCCGGGCAGAAAACATTAAAAGTTACCTGAAAGAAGATGAGGCGTTTAACCGTTATCTTGGCGAGATCTGGGCGGATCTACGCCAGTGGTTAAAGACAGATATCAACGCCGAAGACTCGAAGGTGAAGCAACGCATCGCTCATGCCGGACAATGGTTTGGCGAGACGCTAATCGCCGACGATGCGTTACGCGCATCGCTTAACGGTCATCTGGAACAGGCCGCGCACCGGGTCGCGCCGGAATTCGCTGCTTTCCTGACCCGTCATATCAGCGATACCGTAAAAGGCTGGGATGCGCGCGATATGTCGCAGCAGATTGAGCTTAATATCGGTAAAGATTTGCAGTTTATCCGTGTGAACGGCACGCTGGTCGGCGGCGCGATTGGGCTGGCGTTATATTTGCTGTCACAACTACCCACCCTGCTCAGTATTTAA
- the mdtM gene encoding multidrug efflux MFS transporter MdtM, which translates to MQRILQFFSQRATTLFFPMALILYDFAAYLTTDLIQPGIINVVRDFNADVSLAPASVSLYLAGGMALQWLLGPLSDRIGRRPVLIAGALIFTLACAATLLTTSMTQFLVARFVQGTSICFIATVGYVTVQEAFGQTKAIKLMAIITSIVLVAPVIGPLSGAALMHFVHWKVLFGIIAVMGLLALCGLLLAMPETVQRGAAPFSVVSVLRDFRHVFRNPVFLTGAATLSLSYIPMMSWVAVSPVILIDAGGMSTSQFAWAQVPVFGAVIVANMMVVRLVKDPTCPRFIWRAVPIQLSGLATLILGNLLLPHVWLWSVLGTSLYAFGIGMIFPTLFRFTLFTNNLPKGTVSASLNMVILTVMAVSVEIGRWLWFHGGRVPFHLLAAVAGIIVVFTLAKLLKRVRQHEAAELATEK; encoded by the coding sequence ATGCAACGGATTCTTCAGTTTTTCTCACAACGCGCTACAACGTTATTTTTCCCGATGGCGCTGATTTTGTACGATTTTGCCGCCTATCTGACGACGGATCTGATTCAGCCAGGCATCATTAACGTCGTGCGCGATTTTAATGCTGACGTCAGCCTTGCGCCGGCCTCGGTCAGTCTCTATCTGGCGGGCGGAATGGCGTTACAATGGCTTCTCGGGCCGCTATCTGACCGGATTGGCCGCCGGCCAGTGCTGATTGCAGGCGCGTTAATTTTTACGCTTGCCTGCGCGGCAACGCTGTTGACGACCTCAATGACGCAGTTTCTGGTTGCCCGCTTTGTACAGGGGACCAGCATTTGCTTTATCGCGACGGTCGGCTATGTCACGGTGCAGGAGGCCTTCGGTCAAACCAAAGCCATTAAGCTGATGGCGATTATTACTTCCATTGTACTGGTCGCCCCGGTTATCGGCCCGCTCTCCGGCGCCGCATTGATGCACTTCGTTCACTGGAAGGTGCTGTTCGGCATTATTGCAGTGATGGGGCTACTGGCGCTGTGCGGCCTGCTGCTGGCGATGCCGGAAACGGTGCAACGCGGCGCCGCGCCATTCAGCGTGGTGAGCGTCCTGCGCGATTTCCGTCATGTGTTTCGCAACCCGGTTTTTCTCACCGGGGCAGCGACGCTGTCGTTGAGTTACATCCCAATGATGAGCTGGGTAGCGGTGTCGCCAGTGATCCTGATCGATGCCGGGGGGATGAGTACGTCGCAATTCGCCTGGGCGCAGGTGCCCGTATTCGGCGCGGTGATCGTGGCCAATATGATGGTGGTGCGCCTGGTAAAAGATCCGACCTGCCCGCGCTTTATCTGGCGCGCCGTTCCAATCCAGTTAAGCGGGCTGGCGACATTAATCCTTGGTAATCTGCTGCTACCGCACGTCTGGCTTTGGTCTGTGCTGGGGACCAGCCTGTACGCGTTCGGCATTGGGATGATTTTTCCGACGCTGTTTCGCTTCACGCTTTTCACCAACAATTTGCCAAAAGGTACCGTTTCAGCCTCGCTGAACATGGTGATTCTGACGGTGATGGCAGTGTCGGTCGAAATCGGTCGCTGGCTGTGGTTTCACGGCGGGAGAGTGCCCTTTCACCTGCTGGCCGCCGTTGCTGGTATCATTGTGGTCTTTACCCTGGCAAAATTATTAAAGCGCGTACGTCAGCATGAGGCGGCAGAGCTGGCCACCGAGAAATAG
- a CDS encoding Rpn family recombination-promoting nuclease/putative transposase encodes MKKSTTSTPHDAVFKTFLRHPETARDFMEIHLPVSLRLLCDLRTLKLEPGSFIEKNLRAYYSDVLWSLKTREGDGYIYVVIEHQSTPDAHMAFRLMRYAMAAMQQHLDAGHKHLPLVVPMLFYHGVDSPYPFSLCWLDEFANPEVARRLYATAFPLVDITVVSDDDIMQHRRIALLELIQKHIRQRDLLGLVERIASLLVTGCANDRQLKALFNYLMIQHGHTPRFTTFIRDVVGHVPHTKERLMTLIERIRAADRRKGERQGRQVGLEEGLEKGLEKGQHVAALRIARQMLADGLDCETVQRFTGLTAEELQDVSH; translated from the coding sequence ATGAAAAAATCGACGACCTCAACACCGCATGATGCGGTGTTTAAAACCTTTTTGCGCCACCCGGAAACCGCCCGCGATTTTATGGAGATTCATCTGCCAGTGTCGTTACGCCTGCTTTGTGACCTGCGGACGTTAAAGCTGGAGCCCGGCAGTTTTATTGAAAAAAATCTGCGAGCCTATTATTCCGATGTGCTTTGGTCGCTGAAAACGCGCGAGGGCGACGGTTATATCTACGTCGTGATTGAACATCAGAGCACGCCGGATGCGCATATGGCGTTTCGGCTGATGCGGTATGCGATGGCGGCAATGCAACAGCATCTGGATGCAGGGCATAAGCATCTTCCGCTGGTGGTGCCGATGCTGTTTTATCACGGTGTTGATAGCCCGTATCCTTTTTCGCTGTGCTGGCTGGATGAGTTTGCGAACCCGGAAGTGGCAAGAAGACTCTATGCCACTGCCTTTCCGCTGGTCGATATTACGGTGGTATCGGATGATGACATTATGCAGCATCGCCGCATTGCGCTGCTGGAGCTCATCCAAAAACATATCCGCCAGCGCGACCTGCTGGGACTGGTTGAACGGATTGCTTCGCTGTTAGTTACTGGTTGCGCTAATGACAGGCAGCTTAAAGCGCTGTTTAATTATCTTATGATTCAGCACGGACACACGCCTCGTTTCACCACGTTTATTCGTGATGTGGTAGGGCATGTCCCGCACACTAAGGAGAGACTGATGACGCTGATAGAGAGGATCCGCGCAGCGGATCGCAGAAAAGGGGAACGGCAAGGAAGACAGGTCGGTCTGGAGGAAGGATTAGAAAAAGGTCTGGAAAAAGGGCAGCACGTTGCCGCATTGCGTATCGCCAGACAGATGCTGGCGGACGGACTTGACTGCGAGACTGTCCAGCGGTTCACCGGCCTTACGGCTGAAGAGCTTCAGGATGTTAGCCATTAA
- a CDS encoding NAD-dependent succinate-semialdehyde dehydrogenase, giving the protein MAYQTVNPANNQLIKEYPPHTDADIEAALQKADALYHSDWSKGDIDQRLPVLHKLADLIDSRVEELAKIASQEMGKLIGQSRGEVKLCAQIARYYADNAKQFLAPVPYKTEFGDAWVEHHPIGVIMAVEPWNFPYYQLMRVLAPNLAAGNPVLAKHASIVPHCAGTFAHLVREAGAPEGAWTNLFISSDQVANIIADPRVQGAALTGSENAGSAVAAQAAKHIKKATLELGGNDVFIVLDDADLEKAVKIGVQARLTNAGQVCTAAKRFILHEKIADQFLSQFTEAFSKVKVGDQMDASTELGPLSSKDALETLTRQVEEAVKNGATLHVGGKPLEREGNFFEPTILTHITRDNPAYFEEFFGPVAQIYVVKDDDEAVKLANDSHYGLGGAVFSQDIERAKRMASRIETGMVYINWLTDTAAELPFGGVKRSGFGRELSDLGIKEFVNQKLVVVRR; this is encoded by the coding sequence ATGGCTTACCAGACAGTGAATCCTGCCAACAATCAGCTCATTAAAGAGTATCCTCCGCACACTGACGCGGATATTGAAGCCGCGCTGCAAAAAGCTGACGCGCTCTACCATTCCGACTGGTCCAAAGGAGATATTGACCAACGTCTGCCGGTACTGCATAAGCTGGCTGACTTGATCGACAGCCGTGTCGAGGAACTGGCGAAAATCGCCAGCCAGGAGATGGGCAAGCTCATCGGGCAGAGCCGTGGCGAAGTTAAACTGTGCGCGCAGATCGCTCGCTATTATGCGGATAACGCGAAACAGTTTCTTGCTCCGGTGCCTTATAAGACCGAGTTTGGCGACGCGTGGGTTGAGCATCATCCGATTGGCGTCATCATGGCCGTTGAACCGTGGAACTTTCCGTACTATCAGCTAATGCGCGTGCTGGCGCCGAACCTGGCCGCCGGTAATCCGGTGCTGGCGAAACATGCCAGCATCGTGCCGCACTGCGCCGGGACGTTTGCCCATCTGGTGCGTGAAGCCGGCGCGCCTGAGGGAGCGTGGACCAACCTGTTTATTTCCTCCGATCAGGTGGCGAACATCATCGCCGACCCGCGCGTGCAGGGCGCGGCGCTGACCGGGTCTGAAAACGCGGGGAGCGCCGTGGCGGCACAAGCGGCGAAGCACATTAAAAAAGCGACGCTGGAACTGGGCGGGAACGATGTGTTCATCGTGCTGGACGATGCCGATCTTGAGAAAGCGGTGAAAATTGGCGTGCAGGCACGGCTCACTAATGCGGGGCAGGTATGTACGGCGGCGAAGCGCTTTATCCTGCATGAGAAAATCGCCGATCAATTCCTCAGCCAGTTCACCGAGGCGTTCAGTAAGGTGAAGGTGGGCGATCAGATGGACGCGTCTACCGAACTGGGGCCGCTGTCGTCGAAAGATGCGCTGGAAACATTGACCAGACAGGTCGAGGAAGCGGTGAAAAATGGCGCGACACTGCACGTTGGCGGCAAGCCGCTGGAGCGCGAGGGCAACTTCTTTGAGCCGACCATTCTGACCCACATAACCCGTGACAACCCGGCGTACTTTGAAGAGTTCTTCGGCCCGGTGGCGCAGATTTATGTGGTGAAAGACGATGACGAGGCGGTAAAACTCGCCAACGATTCCCACTACGGCCTGGGCGGCGCGGTGTTCAGTCAGGATATCGAACGCGCTAAACGCATGGCCTCCCGGATTGAAACCGGGATGGTTTATATCAACTGGCTGACCGACACCGCAGCGGAACTGCCGTTTGGCGGCGTTAAGCGTTCAGGCTTCGGACGCGAGCTATCGGATCTGGGGATTAAGGAGTTTGTAAACCAGAAACTGGTGGTGGTGCGCCGCTAA
- the yjiS gene encoding DUF1127 domain-containing protein YjiS, producing MEFYENRARQPFIGFVQLRRALRRWWLRRIARQALRRMSDEQLNDIGLKREDVE from the coding sequence ATGGAATTTTATGAGAACCGCGCCAGACAACCGTTTATTGGTTTTGTGCAGCTCAGACGAGCGCTAAGAAGATGGTGGCTACGAAGGATTGCCCGCCAGGCGCTGCGAAGAATGAGTGACGAGCAGTTAAACGATATCGGATTGAAAAGGGAGGATGTGGAATAA
- a CDS encoding DUF5655 domain-containing protein produces MSDIQLFRLGAGKVQELPGKAAAIEKDLQTLIESHMEVFLGVRFLDTEYRTGKTHRGRIDSLGLDENNCPVIIEYKRHSNENVINQGLFYLDWLLDHKAEFQLLVMETISKTAAKAIDWSGTRLICIAADFNKYDEHAVQQINRNISLIRYKLFADDLLMLELVNAVVENSPQHVIADGPASGNGKRHIRTQREQLASTSPALLSLYEQLKSYVLSLSDEVQFKQLKLYDAFRLIRNFLCVAVYPVTDPHLRLWLKINPQHIQFEEGFSRDVTHIGHWGTGDVELIVRNEHDLDKAKLLVEKAYQEN; encoded by the coding sequence ATGAGCGATATCCAGCTTTTCCGCCTCGGCGCCGGGAAAGTACAAGAGCTGCCGGGCAAAGCGGCGGCCATTGAAAAAGATCTGCAAACGCTGATCGAATCCCATATGGAAGTCTTCCTCGGCGTCCGCTTTCTCGACACTGAATACCGCACGGGCAAAACGCACCGTGGGCGAATTGATTCCCTCGGTCTCGATGAAAATAACTGCCCGGTGATTATTGAATATAAGCGCCACAGCAATGAAAACGTGATTAATCAGGGATTATTCTACCTGGATTGGCTGCTCGACCATAAAGCGGAATTTCAGTTGCTGGTGATGGAGACAATAAGTAAAACCGCGGCCAAAGCCATTGACTGGTCCGGCACACGGTTAATCTGTATTGCCGCCGATTTTAATAAATACGACGAACATGCCGTTCAGCAAATCAACCGCAATATCAGCCTGATTCGCTATAAGCTTTTTGCCGACGACCTGTTAATGCTGGAACTGGTTAACGCCGTGGTCGAAAATAGCCCTCAGCACGTCATTGCGGACGGCCCGGCCAGCGGTAACGGTAAACGCCATATCCGCACGCAGCGTGAACAGCTCGCCTCGACCTCTCCCGCGCTACTTTCATTATACGAACAACTAAAAAGCTATGTGCTCTCACTCAGTGATGAGGTTCAGTTTAAACAGCTTAAGCTCTATGACGCCTTCCGCCTCATTCGTAACTTTCTGTGCGTAGCCGTTTATCCCGTGACCGACCCACACCTACGCCTGTGGCTGAAAATCAATCCACAGCATATCCAGTTTGAGGAAGGGTTCAGTCGGGACGTCACCCATATTGGCCACTGGGGAACCGGCGATGTCGAATTAATTGTACGTAACGAGCACGATCTGGATAAAGCCAAGTTGCTGGTCGAGAAAGCATATCAGGAAAATTAA
- the symE gene encoding endoribonuclease SymE — MTTPHCIAEFTDPEVSPANNRKGTVSYASRFEDHQHIPAIIMKGQWLEAAGFATGTKIDIKVMEGCIVITAKQPEQEEPALLQSLRRASKLSARKQKQVQEFINVMAGKTRKLL; from the coding sequence ATGACTACCCCGCATTGTATTGCAGAATTCACCGATCCAGAAGTCTCCCCGGCAAATAACCGTAAAGGCACCGTCAGTTATGCGAGCCGCTTTGAAGATCACCAGCATATTCCGGCGATTATCATGAAAGGCCAGTGGCTGGAAGCCGCCGGTTTTGCCACCGGCACCAAAATCGATATCAAAGTGATGGAAGGCTGTATCGTGATTACCGCGAAGCAGCCGGAGCAGGAAGAGCCCGCATTACTACAGTCGCTGCGTCGGGCGAGTAAGCTGTCGGCACGCAAGCAAAAGCAGGTGCAGGAGTTTATTAACGTAATGGCAGGTAAGACGCGTAAACTGCTGTAA
- a CDS encoding LysE family translocator, whose protein sequence is MEQVTAFFPPAFPALALAHFMALLSPGPDFFLLVGYAVRYRLRGSVGLCLGIAAGNGLYILLVVLGSGLLRQTPLLFTIIELLGAAYLLWVGHQLLKSRAGPLEWRYATSACPSLAKQLLLGLGSSLLNPKNALFYLALMTALLGPNVTVTQQAICGIWMTSVVLLWDLLLITLIALPQIQRRLGKLVWKIERAAGGILITFGGWIVWQFITS, encoded by the coding sequence ATGGAACAGGTTACAGCGTTCTTTCCCCCGGCGTTTCCCGCACTGGCGCTGGCGCATTTTATGGCGCTGCTCAGCCCGGGTCCGGATTTCTTTTTGCTGGTCGGTTACGCCGTACGCTATCGGTTGCGCGGCAGCGTCGGGCTGTGCCTCGGCATTGCGGCGGGAAATGGGCTCTATATTCTGCTGGTGGTGCTTGGGTCAGGGCTATTACGTCAAACGCCGCTGCTCTTTACCATCATCGAACTATTGGGTGCCGCCTACCTGCTATGGGTGGGCCATCAACTGTTGAAAAGCCGCGCCGGGCCGCTGGAGTGGCGGTACGCCACATCGGCATGTCCGTCACTGGCAAAACAACTATTACTGGGGCTAGGTTCATCGCTGTTGAATCCGAAAAATGCGCTGTTTTATCTGGCGCTAATGACCGCCCTGCTGGGCCCAAACGTGACCGTAACACAGCAGGCCATATGTGGAATCTGGATGACCAGCGTAGTGTTACTCTGGGATCTGCTGCTAATAACGCTTATCGCCCTGCCGCAAATTCAACGTCGTCTGGGTAAACTTGTCTGGAAAATTGAACGCGCCGCCGGCGGCATTCTGATCACCTTTGGCGGCTGGATTGTGTGGCAGTTCATCACAAGTTAA
- a CDS encoding AraC family transcriptional regulator, whose amino-acid sequence MSLIRDIHQRFWRLPQLPWLELRTTSESRQAYKRHSHPQLSLGAIIAGETLCISNGQEYLLRPGELILIPPQSPHSCNPFHEQPRSYHMLYLDADWCLTQLPHLSADSRLHTTLPQLQDPQLFQLYQQIVTSITQQQTAGLPALIIHLLRALPLQSADTEPPCAISRQLVARLVSNLQEPPTLDTLAQEFALRKETLIRTFKQDTGLTPVSFINMARIEYARHRLRAGDGIADVAYQTGFADQSHFHKTFVSFTAATPRQYAQNRSIFNNK is encoded by the coding sequence ATGTCCCTTATCCGAGATATTCACCAACGCTTCTGGCGTCTGCCACAACTGCCGTGGCTGGAGCTACGTACCACCAGTGAAAGCCGTCAGGCCTATAAGCGCCACAGCCACCCGCAACTGTCACTGGGCGCGATCATCGCCGGAGAAACCCTCTGCATCAGTAACGGGCAAGAGTATCTGCTACGCCCCGGCGAGCTGATCCTGATCCCCCCGCAATCTCCACACAGTTGTAACCCGTTCCACGAGCAACCACGCAGCTATCATATGCTGTATCTCGATGCGGACTGGTGCCTGACGCAGCTTCCCCATTTGTCGGCGGATAGCCGCCTGCATACCACGCTGCCACAGTTGCAGGACCCGCAGCTTTTCCAGCTTTATCAACAGATTGTGACGTCTATTACTCAGCAGCAAACCGCCGGACTTCCGGCGCTTATTATCCACCTGTTGCGCGCCCTGCCGCTACAAAGCGCCGACACCGAACCGCCATGCGCCATCAGCCGCCAGTTGGTTGCCCGCTTAGTCAGCAACCTTCAGGAACCGCCGACGCTGGACACGCTGGCGCAGGAGTTTGCCCTCCGTAAGGAGACCCTGATTCGCACCTTTAAGCAGGATACTGGCCTGACTCCTGTCAGCTTTATCAATATGGCCCGTATTGAATATGCCCGGCACCGATTGCGCGCCGGGGACGGTATTGCCGATGTCGCCTATCAGACCGGTTTCGCCGATCAAAGTCATTTCCACAAGACCTTCGTCAGCTTCACGGCGGCAACACCGCGTCAGTACGCGCAGAACAGATCAATATTCAACAATAAATAG
- the yjiA gene encoding GTPase — protein sequence MTPIAVTLLTGFLGAGKTTLLRHILNEEHGYKIAVIENEFGEVSVDDQLIGDRATQIKTLTNGCICCTRSNELEDALLDLLDNLDKGNISFDRLVIECTGMADPGPIIQTFFSHDVICQRYLLDGVIALVDAVHADEQMNQFTIAQSQVGYADRILLTKTDVAGESEKLRERLARINARAPVYTVTHGDIDLALLFDTNGFMLEENVVSAKPRFHFIADKQNDISSIVVELDYPVDISEVSRVMENLLLESADKLLRYKGMLWIDGEPNRLLFQGVQRLYSADWDRPWGDEKPHSTLVFIGIQLPEDEIRAAFAGLKK from the coding sequence ATGACCCCGATTGCAGTTACCCTACTCACCGGTTTTTTGGGTGCGGGCAAAACCACCCTGCTGCGCCATATCCTCAATGAAGAACACGGCTATAAAATCGCCGTGATTGAAAACGAGTTCGGCGAAGTGTCTGTCGACGACCAACTGATTGGCGATCGCGCCACCCAGATCAAAACCCTGACTAACGGCTGTATCTGCTGCACCCGCTCGAATGAGCTGGAAGACGCGCTGCTCGACCTGCTCGACAATCTGGATAAAGGCAACATCAGCTTTGATCGCCTGGTGATTGAGTGCACCGGCATGGCCGATCCTGGCCCGATTATCCAGACCTTTTTCTCTCATGACGTGATTTGCCAGCGTTACCTGTTGGACGGCGTGATAGCGCTGGTCGATGCGGTACACGCCGATGAACAGATGAATCAGTTCACCATCGCCCAGTCACAGGTAGGTTACGCCGATCGTATTCTGCTGACCAAAACCGACGTCGCAGGAGAAAGCGAAAAGCTGCGCGAGCGGCTGGCGCGCATCAACGCCCGCGCGCCAGTTTATACCGTGACCCACGGTGACATCGACCTCGCTCTGCTGTTTGACACCAACGGCTTTATGCTCGAAGAGAACGTCGTCAGTGCCAAACCGCGTTTCCATTTTATCGCCGACAAGCAGAACGATATTTCGTCAATTGTGGTAGAGCTGGATTACCCGGTAGATATCAGCGAGGTTTCGCGGGTGATGGAGAATCTGCTGCTGGAGTCCGCTGACAAACTGTTGCGCTACAAGGGGATGCTGTGGATTGACGGCGAACCCAACCGCCTGCTGTTCCAGGGCGTACAGCGTCTCTATAGCGCCGACTGGGACAGACCCTGGGGAGATGAAAAGCCGCACAGCACACTGGTGTTTATTGGGATTCAGTTGCCGGAAGACGAGATCAGAGCGGCGTTTGCGGGATTGAAGAAATAA
- a CDS encoding YbdD/YjiX family protein, protein MFGNLGQAKKYLGQAAKMLIGIPDYDNYVGHMQTNHPDKPYMTYEEFFRERQQARYGGNGKGGMRCC, encoded by the coding sequence ATGTTTGGTAACTTAGGTCAGGCAAAAAAATACCTTGGTCAGGCGGCGAAGATGTTGATTGGTATTCCCGACTACGACAATTACGTCGGGCATATGCAAACCAACCATCCCGACAAGCCGTACATGACCTATGAAGAGTTCTTTCGCGAACGCCAGCAAGCACGCTACGGCGGCAATGGCAAAGGCGGTATGCGCTGTTGTTAA